Part of the Leptolyngbya sp. BL0902 genome, GTAGAGCAGGTTAATTTTCCAGGTGGGGGCAGAGACAGAGGGGGGCAGAGTCATGGCGTTCGCAACCAAGATAGCAATCTCTAATAGCTTAACGAAACATTACATTCTGGCTCTAGAAAACCTTTTTCCTAGCTCTGAGAGCAAAAATTAGGCATCGCCGGAGCCTCACAGGGGCGTCTCCGGCGGGGATAGGGCCTGGGATGTGAGCTAGGTCACAATCTGCCACAATCTTCTGCGATCCCCCTTGTCAAGGTGTACCTGCCGTCCCAAACTGTAGATGTGCAAACCAAGGAAATCTTCGGGGATCAACGAGGAAGCGTCGTGAAATCAGTATTGGCGATTATTTTGGGTGGGGGTGCCGGCACCCGGTTATATCCATTAACCAAGTTTCGGGCCAAGCCAGCGGTTCCTCTAGCCGGGAAGTATCGCCTCATTGACATCCCGGTGAGCAACTGCATCAACTCCGAAATTCATAAAATCTACGTTCTCACTCAGTTCAACTCTGCGTCGCTCAATCGCCACATTGGCCGTACCTATCAGTTTTCTAACCTGACCGACGGCTTTGTGGAGGTACTGGCAGCCCAGCAAACCCCCGAAAGCCCCAGTTGGTTCCAGGGCACGGCGGATGCGGTACGGAAATACCTCTGGCTGCTGGATACCTGGAATGTGGATGATTTCCTGATTTTGTCTGGGGATCACCTCTACCGCATGGACTACAGCCTGTTTGTAGAGCGTCACCGGGCAACCAACGCTGACATCACCCTCTCCGTGGTGCCCATGGGCTATAAACAAGCCTCAGAATTTGGCCTGATGAAAATTGACGGCACCGGGCGCGTGGTGGACTTTAGCGAAAAACCCAAGGGCGAAGCGCTCGACCGCATGAAGGTAGATACCACGGTGCTGGGCCTCACCCCAGATCAAGCCCAGGAGCAGCCCTTCATCGCCTCCATGGGGATCTACGTTTTCAAAAAGCAAGTCCTGATTGACCTGCTGCGGAAGGGCGTTGACCACACGGACTTTGGCAAAGAAATCATTCCCGCCTCCGCCCGCGATCACAACGTTCAAGCCTACCTATTCGATGGCTACTGGGAAGACATCGGAACGATTGAAGCGTTCTACGACGCCAACCTAGCGCTGACGATGCAGCCCCAGCCGCCCTTCAGCTTCTACCACGAAGACGCCCCCATCTATACCCGCTCGCGCTACCTGCCCCCCAACAAGCTGCTCGACTGCCACATCACCGAGTCCAGCATCACCGAGGGCTGTATCCTCAAAAATTGCCGCATTCACCACTCCGTGATTGGTCTGCGTCAGCGCATCAACGCAAACTGCACCATCGAAGACTCGCTGCTGATGGGGGCCGACTACTACGAACCCCTCTCCGAGAGCAGCCAACACCTAACACGGGGCAAGGTGCCCATCGGGGTGGGCGAAGGGTCAGTCATTCGCCGCGCCATTATCGACAAAAACGCCCGCATTGGCCGCAATGTGCAGATCGTCAACAAAGAAAACGTCCAAGAAGCGGAACGGGAAGACCTCGGCTTCTATATCCGAAGCGGCATTGTGGTAGTGCTGAAAAATGCCACCATCCCCGACGGCATGATTATCTAGCGAACTCCTGGTGCCCCCCGCAACGGACGATATCCTCGCCCATGTAGCGGAGGGATCAGCACCGCTGCTGGTGCTGGTGGGCCTGCCGGGAAGCGGAAAATCTACCTGGTCGGCCCAGTTTTTGTCGGTCCGTCCAGGGTTTCGCGTGGTATCTACCGATGATTGCCGTCAGCGGCTCTATGGTGATGCTGCCCTTCAAGGCGATTGGCGGCGGGTTTGGGCCTGCGTTCAAACCGAGTGGCAGCAGGGGCTTGAGGCCATCACCCAGGGGCACCTAGCGGGGATCCTCTACGATGCCACCAATGCCCGCCGTCGCCACCGTCGCTCTGCCTTGGTGGCCGCTCGGCAAATGGGATTTAACCCCCTTGTGCTGGTGTGGATCGACGTGCCGCTGTCGGTGGCCCTGGCCCGTAATCGTCAGCGGTCTCGCCAGGTGCCCGATGACGTGATCGCCGCCATGCACCGCTCTCTCCAGGGGGCTCCCCCTGCCCTAGCCGACGGGGCCGATCAGGTCATCCATATCCCCATCCCGTCGCTGGAGGGACAAGCCTAGGCGCTACTCTAGGGGGTGATCCGCTCAACCACGGCCATGGCTTCCTTAGACCCCAAATCATCCCAACTTTCCCAGTTTCAGGCGGGTATGGAGGACTGGTTTCGATCTCCAGTGTGGCGCTGGGGACGCTGGTGGCTGCTGGCGTTTTTGGTGGTACGGATTGGGTTCTGGGGTGCGGCGTTTCCCAACCCCGACGAAGCCTACTACTGGCTGTGGGGGCAGCGACCTAGCTTTTCCTACTACGATCACCCGCCCTTCCATGCTTGGATTCAGGGACTTTCGGCCACCCTGTTGGGGCGTTCGACCTGGGCGCTACGGTTGCCGAACCTGGTGAGCAACGGGATTTTGGCCGTCACCTTTTACCGCATTGGCCGCTACCTCTATGGCGACGATGGCGGAGATCGGCTCTGGCTGATGATCCTGCTGCTGGCCGCATCCCCGCTATTTTTTCTGTTTTTGTCGATGGCGTGGCACGACCACTGGCTTGTCACCTTGGCCGTGCTCAGCAGCTTTGATTTTGTCCGGTTTGTGGATAGCTACCAGGCCGATGGTCGAGGCCAGTCTCGCCATCTGTACCGAGCGGCCCTGTTTTTGGGATTGGCCGGACTCAGCAAATACAACGCCCTGTTTGTGGGCCTGGGCTTTCTGGCGACGCTGTTGACCCAGCGATCCCTGCGGCGGCTGTTGCTCGATGCTCGGCTGTACATCGCCTTGGGCATCACCCTCCTCACCCTGTCCCCGATTTTGATTTGGAACTGGCAGCAGGGGTTTGCCTCCTTTCAGTTCTATGGGGATCGCACCAGCGGCGGTGATGGCCTCACGCTGAACCTCCTACAACCCCTCGTCTTTCTGCTGCTGTGCGGCCTCATCCTCGGCCCCATTCACACCTGGGGCCTGTGGCGATTGGGGCGACGGTGGCCACGGGTGAGCCAAAATTTTGTGCGGCCTTCCCTCTATCCGGTGGTGGCGGGGTGGATGTTTGTCCTTTCAACGGGCACCTTTGTCGCCCTTTCCCTGGTTTCGGTGGCGCTGTATTACTGGAATATCCTGGCCTACCCGCTGCTGCTTCCCCTCTTGGCGGATCGGTTTTACCGTCAGGATTTACAGCCCGGTCAGAATCAGGATGAACCCAGTCACGGAGAAATCAGCTACGGGAAAACAAGGTTTCAACAAAGGGGACAAGATTCGCCACCACCGATGCGACATCCTCGCCAAATGGCCGTAGCGCAGGGATTAGGGCTGTTTGCCGTCACGGTGCTGACGTTTCATTACACCGTCATTCCCATTACCGCCCTGTTTGGGCCAGCCGATAACGACAGTGCCGCCCTGTTTGGCTGGGATCAGATTGCCGCTGCCGTTACCGTCCAGGCCGAAACCCTTGAAAACCCGCTGTTGTTAACGACAGATTATCGCTCCGCTGGGGCTTTGGCCTACCAGTTGGATAACCCTGATGTTCTCGCCATTTCGGGCCGCATTGACCAAACCGACTTTTGGTACGACGTGGAAGCCCTCGACGGTCGGGATGCCGTTTTGCTGGGGGAAGACTGGCACCCCATTTGTCCCGCCCACCTGGCCATGTTTGAACGCACCGATCTGCCCCAAATCGTTACCATTCAGCGCTTGGGTCGCCCGATTCAGACCTATCACCTCGTCACAGGCTACGGCTTTCGGGCCAGGGAAATCGGCTCTCCCCTCGATCCCGCCTATCCCCTCGCCTTTACCACTGATGGCGAACGCTGCGAGCCGGACGTGCCCTGAAGTCGGCCAAGGGTGGCAGATCGCGATTCGGTTCACCACAGTACAGCCGACAATGCGACAATGGGGCAGACTGAATTCAGCGTTTGAGAGATTTTCTATGCGTTCTGACCTACAACAGGCTTTGGCCAACCAAACCGCCCTCAAAATCATCAGCGGCCTCACCAACTTCAACGCCGCCCATGTGGTGGATATTGTGAAAGCGGCTGACCAAGGCGGGGCCACCTTCGTAGATATCGCAGCCGATGCGGAACTGGTGCGCTTGGCCAAAGCCGCCACCACCCTCCCCATCTGCGTCTCTGCGGTGGAACCCGAAGCGTTCCTGGCTGCTGTGGCCGCTGGGGCAGACCTGATCGAAATCGGTAACTTCGATGCCTTCTACGCCCAAGGTCGCCGTTTCGAGGCTCCCGAAGTGCTCGACCTCACCCGCCGCACCCGTGCCCTGCTGCCGGAAATCACCCTCTCCGTCACCGTGCCCCACATTCTGGCGCTGGATGAGCAAGTGGCCCTAGCCGAAGCCCTGGTCGCCGCTGGTGCAGACATCATCCAAACCGAAGGCGGCACCAGCAGCCAGCCCACCCACCCCGGCACCCTGGGCCTAATCGAAAAAGCAGCTCCCACTCTGGCCGCGGCCTACGAAATCTCCCGTGCCGTGTCCGTGCCCGTCCTCTGCGCCTCTGGCCTGTCCGATGTGACCGCACCGATGGCCATTGCCGCCGGGGCCGCTGGCGTGGGCGTGGGTTCCGCCGTTAACAAGATGGATAACCCCCTTGCCATGATCGCCGTGGTTCGCAAGCTGGCCGAAAGCCTGCAAGTCGCTCGGATCGCCGCCCGCGCCTAGGATCTCTAAGGTTCTAGGGATCTAGAATGGCTACGCTCCCAGGGCCATGACAACCCTGGGAGTCCATGCTCCTGGTGTCAGCCTGAATCGCAGAGGATGGCGTAGACGATAGTGCTGCTATCGCTTTAAAACCCTGCATAGACAACGTACAAGCGCCTGTTTGGACGCCAGCACTGTGGCACAATGAACAATAGATTTTTGTTGTGCCGTAATCTTTAAGAAACGCCAGTGAGTTCTACTGCTGCCCCATCCTATTCCTCCCCTGCGCCTCGGCGGGCGGTTTTTCCCTTCACCGCCGTGATTGGCCAAGACGACATGAAGCTGGCCCTGCTGCTCAACGTCATTGACCCCAAAATTGGCGGCGTCATGATCATGGGCGACCGAGGCACCGGAAAATCCACCACCATTCGCGCCCTGGCCGACCTGCTGCCCGAAATTGACGTGGTAGCCGACGATCCCTTCAGTCGGTCGCCCAAGGATCCTGATGTAATTGCTGAGCGGGGCACCACGGAACTGCCCATCGCCGCCAAAAAAGTGCCCATGATCGACCTGCCCCTAGGGGCCACCGAAGACCGGGTCTGCGGCACCATCGACATCGAAAAAGCCCTCTCCGAAGGGGTCAAAGCCTTTGAACCGGGCCTGCTCGCCAAGGCCAACCGGGGCATCCTCTACGTGGATGAAGTCAACCTGCTGGACGATCACCTCGTAGACGTGCTGCTGGACTCCGCCGCCTCCGGCTGGAACACCGTGGAACGGGAAGGCATCTCCATCCGCCACCCGGCCCAGTTTGTGCTGGTGGGTTCTGGCAACCCCGAAGAAGGGGAACTGCGGCCCCAACTGCTCGACCGCTTTGGGATGCACGCCGAAATTCGCACCGTGCGTAACCCCGAACTGCGGGTAGAAATTGTGGAGCAGCGTTCCGCCTTTGACCAAGATCCCGCTGGCTATCTAGCCCAGCATGAGGCCAAGCAAAACGAACTTCAGGCCCGCTTGGTGGAGGCCCAAAAGCGCCTGCCCTCCGTTACCCTGGAGTACGAAGATCGGGTACGCATTTCCGAAGTCTGCGCCGAGCTGGATGTGGACGGTCTGCGGGGCGACATTGTCACCAACCGCGCCGCCAAGGCCATCGCCGCCTACGAAGGCCGCACCGAAGTCACCCTCAACGATATTCGGCGGGTGATTGTGCTATGCCTGCGCCACCGTCTGCGGAAGGATCCCCTCGAAAGCATCGACTCTGGCTTTAAGGTGGAGAAGGTGTTCTGCAAGGTGTTTGGCCTCGCCGACCCCGATGAAGCCATGGCCAACGGTCGCCAACCCGTTGGGGTGAAGTAATTTCGGTGTCTGTGAGTGATCTACACCGCGATCTACCTCGCGTGATCGGTCTACCGTGACCCGCATTTTGGGCATCGATCCTGGCTTGGCCACCCTGGGCTTTGGGGTTATCGACACTCCCTCCCAGGGGGCCGAGTCAGCGGTGACGGTGATTGATTTCGGCGTGATTTCCACTCCGGCTAAAACCCCGGTGGGCGAACGCCTTTGCACCATTTACGACGATCTCCATAGCCTGATCGACCAGTTTCAGCCCGATCAGGTGGTCATCGAGAAATTCTTCTTCTACCGCATGGGCAACACGATTTTGGTGGCCCAGGCGCGGGGTGTGGTGATGCTCGTCCTCGCCCAATACCAGTTGACGCCGACCGAGTTTACCCCCGCCCAGGTCAAGCAAGCCCTGACCGGATACGGCAACGCCGACAAGGCCGAAGTCCAAGAGGCCGTAGCCCGTGAACTCAACCTCGATAAAATTCCTCGCCCCGACGATGCTGCCGATGCCCTCGCCCTCGCCCTCGCAGGATGGTTTCAACAGGTGGGCTAGCCTGGTCAGGGCTCTGCTGCCCGTTAGCCGCCTTGCCCCAGTCGGGCCTACTTCTGTAGCGTAGGCCCAACTGGGCGCTGAATCCGGGGTGACTAGCTGTACTTTTGGCTAGAGGCAGGCTCAAGGTCAAACAGCACATGGAGGGTCTGCATGGCCCGTTTGCGGGCTTCGATGTCCCGCTGGGCGCGGAGCTGCACCATGGGGTCGTGGAGGATTTTGTTGACGATGCCACGGGTGAGGGCTTCAATGACCTCTTGGTGCTTTTCGGCAAACTCGCTGCCCAGACGGGAGAGGGCTTTTTCCAGTTCCTGTTCGCGGATAGACTCGACCTTGTTGCGAAGGCTGCTGATGGTGCCCACAGTGTCGAGGGAACGCCACCAGTCCATGAAACCTTCTACCTCTTCATCCAAGAGCACCTGGGCTTCCATGGCCATGCGGCGGCGGCTGGCTTGGTTTTGGGCGACCACGGCCTTCAGGTCGTCCACATTGAAGGCGTGGACGTTGGGCAGCTCGTTGACGTTGGCGTGGACGTTCAGGGGCACGGAAATATCAAACACCATCAGGGTACGGTTGCCGTCCAGAATCGGCTCCAGGTTTTCCCGGTGCAGAATGGGCTCGGTGGCGGAGGTGCAGGTGAACACCACGTCTGAGTTCTGCACGGTCTCCAGCATGGCGTCGAGGGTGCCCGTTTGGATGTTGGCCTCTGGGAACTGCTTGGCCAGTTCATCCGCCCGATTGATGGTGCGGTTGAGGATGGTGATGGGGCAAGATTCCTTGGCGTTGAGGTGCTGCACCAGCAGACGGGCCATTTTCCCGGCACCGAGGATGCTGATCTTGCAGGTGTCTAGGTTGGGTACCTTCAGTTTGGCCAGTTCCACCGCCGCTGAGCTGATGGACACGGCCCCGGTGCCGATGCTGGTTTCGCTGCGGACGCGCTTTCCGGCGGTGAGGGATTGCTTCAGCAGGCGATCCAGCACCCGGCCTAGGCTCTTGTGCTGCTGGGCCAGTTGGTGAGCGTGCTTTACTTGGGCAAGGATTTGGCCTTCGCCAAGGACGAGGCTATCTAGCCCCGCCGCCACCCGCATCAGATGATTCACGGCGTCTTGGTGCAGCAGGATGAACAAATGCTGGCGCAGTTCCGGCAGGGGCAGGCCGCTGTGCTCTGAGAGGAACTGAGTTACTTCCCGGATGCCCTGCTCAGTCTCCTCGGTGACGATGTGAATTTCGAGACGGTTGCAGGTGCTGAGGATAGAAACTTCGTCAATGTGAGGACAGTGGGTGAGATGGGCAATCGCGTCTCCCGTCTGAGCCGTGGGAATGCTGAGTTTTTCACGAATTTGAACGGGGGCGGTTTTATGGCTCAGACCAATTACGGCGATATTCATTCTTCCTCCACGCGTTTAGTAATTCACCTAATTTATCGTGGCCGCTGGTGGTAGCCGCCGCTCCTACCATCCTTGCCAGAAGGCGGCGGGGGATGGAGCATGGGCCAAATAACCGGGCGCACAAAAGCCAATATGTTTGAACTTAGAGACAAATCGGCGCTGACTCAAGGAAACTCAACAAAAGTCCATCAAAAAATGTAAAGACCCGAAAAAAAGAGATGCGGATAGCCACATCTCTAAGGGAAAAGGGCAAGGTCGTCTCCAACCTTACCTTTTCCCAGTGATTCATCCTTAATGGGGGATGGGTTATCGGCAGAGCCGCGCCCTAGCGGATTTGCAGGGTCTTGGGAGCCTCAAACATGTGGATGGTGTCCACGAAGCGGGCAGTCTTAGACTGGCTGGAGATGATCAGGGACTGAGTCCGGGCACCGCCGTGGAAGAAGCGCACGCCGTTCATCAGTTCGCCGGAGGTGATCCCCGTGGCGGCAAACAGCACGGTTTCGCCGGAGGCCAGTTCTTCAGCGTCGTAGACTTTGTCGATGTCGGTGATGCCCATTTCGTTGAGGCGGGCGATGTTGGCTTCCTTGCTTTCGCCAATCAGGCCAGTCTTCACCACTTCAGGATCGTAGATCAGCTGACCCTGGAAGTGGCCCCCCAGGCAGCGCATGGCGGCGGCGCTAATCACCCCTTCGGGAGCGGCCCCAATCCCCATCAGAGCGTGGGTATTGGTACCGGAGAAGGCGCAGGAGATGGCCGCACCGACGTCACCGTCGGCGATCAGCTTCACGCGAGCCCCGGCATCGCGGATTTCTTTAATCAGGTCGTTGTGGCGATCCCGTTTCATCACCACCACCACCAGTTCGTCGATGGCCCGGTCGAGGCACTCGGCCAGGATTTTCAGGTTCTCGGTGGCGGACTTGTTGATATCTACATGGCCCTTGGCTTGGGGAGGAGCGGCCAGCTTCTTCATGTAGAAGTCGGGGGCAGCAAATAGACCACCCTTCTCGGAGATGGCCAGCACCGCCATGGAGCCGTTTTGACCGTAGGCCACCAGGTTGGTGCCTTCACAGGGATCAACGGCGATGTCGATTTCCACCAGTTCGTCGGGGTTGCAGTAGGCTTTGGCATCGGGCTGGGTGCAAATCCCCACTTCTTCACCGATGTAGAGCATGGGGGCATCGTCCCGTTCACCCTCACCAATCACAATGCGGCCGCGCATGTGGATTTTGTTCATGCGCTCCCGCATGGCTTCTACGGCCACTTGGTCAGCAATATTTTTTTCGCCTTTGCCCATCCAACGGGCCGAGGCGACCGCCGCCTGTTCGACCACCTCAATAATCTCAAGACCGAGGGTACTTTCCACGGGATTAATCCTCCAAGTGCCTATATCTAGTAGGTTTTCGCGTTCCCTATCTCAGCTTCTCAGTCTATCAGACGGTGGGATCAAGGCATAGATGATTGGCGCAAAGACCTGGGCTGCTGATCTTGGGTTGGGCCGCTGTTTACGGTCTCCCAAAGGGGGAATTCCGCCGACCGCACCCTGGACTAAGTGAGTAGTTATCTCAGGTTTTATGTGGTTATGTAAATCCGCCTGCGCCTGCCATGGTCCAAGGGGCACAATGCTGGGTAGAGCATTTTTTGCGGTGCTCTGGGGGCTCCACTCGCTACCAGCAGGTTAAACACCATGGTGCCGTTTTTTAAAACCGCGACCGAAACTGACACCGAAACAAAGATTCTCCAGGCGGCACTCAAGCTCTTTGCCCAGCGGGGTTATAGCGGCACCACCACCCGCGATTTAGCCCAGGCGGCAGGGGTGGCGGAGGGTACCCTGTTTCGGCACTTTGAAAATAAAAAAGCCATCCTCGTCGCCGTGGCCAGTCAGGGCTGGGTGGAGATTTTGACGGACTTGCTCACCGAACTCAGCGAAATGGCCAGCTACAAAGCCATTGGCCAGGTCATGCAGCGGCGGATGCTGAATCTTCAGCGCAATTCGGCCCTGATGCGGGTGTGCTTTATGGAGGCCCAGTTTCATCCCGAACTGCGGGAGCAAATCCAGACCGAGGTGATCGGCAAAATGATCGACGTGGCCGAAGCCTTCTTCCAAACGGCCATGGATCGCGGCGTCTATCGCCCCATGAATGCCCGCATGGTGGCCCGCGTGTTTTTGGGGATGTTTACCGTGGCGGGGTTCAGCCAAGAGACCCTAGGAGATACGGCAGGCTCAGCCCAATCCATGAAGGAACTGGCGGAATGCCTGACCGATATTTTTCTCAACGGCGTGTTGGCATCAGCCTAGGGCTAACGCGATACTGAATGGGATTGAGTAGCGGGAGCAACACCATGGTTTTGGGCAGCAGAAAACCCCAACAGACAGGGCTGGGGTGGTGGAAGGCTCTAGCCTGGGTAATCCTGGGCCTAGGGGTGCTGTGGACGAGTCCGGCCTGGGCCGTGGCCCCCACCCAGCAGCCCGCCGAAACCGTCTCCATTCACCTCGGAACGGCAGCGGGAGAACTACGGTTTGAGCCGGATCATCTCACCTTCACCGCTGGCCAACGCTATGCCCTAGTGCTAGACAACCCCAGCCCCGAAAAGCATTACTTCACGGCCAAGGATTTTGCCGATGCCCTCTGGACGCAGAATGTGAAAACAGGCGGCGTTGAGGTGAAAGGAGCCATCCACGAGCTAGAACTCAAGCCAGGAGCCACCGCCACTTGGACGATGATTCCCCAAAAACCGGGCACCTATGAACTCCACTGCTCCATCGTTGGCCACGCCGAAGCGGGCATGGTGGGGCAAATCACCATTCAGCCCCCCGCCTAGGCCAATCCGTCACGGGTGCCCTGGCCCACCATCAGGATCGAGATCGCCTCATCCTGCTGTCTCGCCCCCCACGACCTGCGCCCCATCTCCACCAGGGGTGAGCCACGGGCAAAGGAAAGCGGGCCATGGGCAGGGCTTTGCAATGGGCGACAAAACAGGTTAAGAATAGTGAAGCAATTTGGTGTACGTCCATGGCAGACCAATTGATTCGCGCCACCGCCGCCGAGGGAGGCATCCGAGTGGTTGGCGTGAACACCACGAAACTCACCGAAGTCGCTCGCCAACGTCACCAACTGTCCTACGTTGCCACGGTGGCGCTAGGGCGTACGATGGCCGCTGGGTTGCTGCTGGCTTCCAGCATGAAGCGGCCCCAATCCCGCGTCAACATTCGCGTTAAAGGGGATGGCCCCATCGGCGGCGTCATGGTGGATGCAGGGCTGGACGGCACCGTGCGCGGCTATGTGGGCAATCCTGCGGTGGAATTGCCGCCCAATGCCCAAGGGAAACTGGATGTCGGTACCGCCATGGGCCATCAAGGCCACGTCTACGTGGTGCGCGACGTGGGCTATGGCTACCCCTACTCCAGCACCGTAGAACTGGTTTCCGGCGAAATTGGCGACGACCTCACCCACTACCTCGCCACCTCCGAGCAGACGGCCTCGGCCCTGGTTTTGGGTGTCTATATGGGCAGCGATGGCGTCGAAGCTGCTGGGGGGCTGCTGCTGCAAATCCTGCCCCGCGCCGCCGAAGACCTAGAGATGATTACCACCCTAGAACAGCGCCTCTCTAGCCTGACCAACTTTACCCCCCTACTGAGGGCCAACAAAACCCTGCCCCAAATTTTTGAAGACCTGGTGGGCGACATGGGGCTCACCCTCTTGCCCGAAAGCCAACTGGTGCGCTTCCACTGCCCCTGTTCCTTTGATCGGATGCTGGGTGCCCTCAAAATGCTAGGGGAAGACGAGCTGCAAGACATGATTGAGAAGGACAATGGTGCTGAAGCCACCTGCCACTTTTGCAATGAAATCTATCAAACTAGCAGCGACCAACTGGCACAACTCATCAACGATCTACGCCAGGATCGCCAGGAAGTCAGTCGGTAGGTAAAAGCGCAGGTTTCACCCTTGCCCCGCTGCCCCTCAAACCACTAGGGTCGTTGAAGATACCCTTCTGCCAGGGCAATTAAGCTGAGGGTGATGGTCGCACTCAGCCCGGCTCCCAAGGCCCCAAGGGTCGTGATCAGGAGGACAATCAGCCCCGTCAGCCCCATGTAGATCAGGGTGACGACCATGGGGGGAATGCCTCGCTGCGGTAGACGCTGATAGACATGGGTGCGGTGCGCTTTGAAGATATTCTCACGCCGGAGCAACCGCCGAAAGAGGGTGTAGATAGCGTCTCCGGTAATGGGCAGGGTGAGGGCGAGGAGAATCCAGTGCTGGCTGGGGGCCATCATCAGGGCTAGGGTGATGGCTCCGCCGAGGGTGGTGCTTCCCACATCGCCCATAAAAATTTTGGCCGGAGGCCAGTTCCACCACAGGAATCCCAGCAACGCCGCCGCCAACAAACCCCAAATAGGATTTGCCAAATACCAGCCCAAAAAGGCAAACTGCACCAAACTAACGCCCCCCACCAGGCCGTCCAACCCATCCATGAAGTTGGTGAGGTTCACCAGCGTGGTAAAGCCAATCAAGGTTAGCACCACGGCAATGGCGATGCCCCCAGGGCCGAGGGCTTCAAACCAAGGTTGGGGAAAGGGGCCGAAAAAATATACCGCCAAACCCGCGCTCATGAGCTGCACCCCGTAGCGTGTTCGTGCCGAGAGGGAATGGAGGTCGTCCCAGTAGCCGATTAGGGCGAGGGGCAGGAGCACAATCACCACAGCCATCAGGTTCGACAGCGCTACCCCAGGGCTGAGCCAAGGTAACAATGCCAAGGCCAGCAGGAACGCCACCCAAAACCCTAGCCCTCCCCCACGGGGCGTAGGAACGGTATGGGAGCTGCGGTGGTTGGGGATATCGAGCAGTTGAGCCCGAAGACGCTGGCGAATGAAATTGACCAGCAAGGCGCTGAGCAGGGCAGTAAGGAGCAGAAGCAGCGGCATGGAGAAATCGGCAGTAGGGTCTACAGGCTGGGTAGATGGCCCGCGACAAATGTCCCATCATCATAAACGTCTACCGCAGGCACAGCCAATGGATTTCCGCCTTGGCTTTGGATGGCCAACCTAGACCGTGATCGGGCTGCACTGTCATTTCTGAGGTTTGGGCTGGGTGGGGGGCTAGGTCAGATAATCATGTATTTGGCATTAAAAATCATCACTTTGTAGTTAGGGCTACTTATGTTAGTCCCAGCAACCCATTAGCCTCAACCTCTATAGCGACAACGATGATGGACAATCGAATGCTGTCTCGTTAGCTTCCTCAACAACAGCCGGGTTAGATCGTCTTTCTTGCCCGGTTTTCTGGTGTATGGCGGCTGAGTAGACCCATTTTGGCATCGGCGGCGGCGCTGCAAACAGTTGGTTACTCCTAGGTGGAACGGCTCTGTGACCCAGCAATCTGTGACCCAGCAACTCGATACCCAATTCACCCTAACGATTAACGGAGAACCTGTCTCCGTCAAAGCCCTTTCTCCGGCGATGACCTTGCTGGAATACCTGCGCCTGAGCGGACGAGCAGGCACCAAAGAAGGCTGCGGCGATGGCGACTGCGGCGCTTGCACCGTGGCGATCATTGGCGAAGGGGCCGATGGCACCCCCCACTATCAGGCGGTGAATAGCTGCCTGATTCCCCTCGGTGCGGTGGCGGGGCGACAGGTGTTTACGGCGGATGGCATTGCCCAGTGCCGCATTCCCAAAAGCCCCCTGGTGAAAGAACCCGTCACCCTAGAGCAGTTGCACCCCGTCCAATCGGCGATGGTGGAAACGGGCGGTTCCCAGTGCGGCTACTGCACTCCCGGCTTCATCATGAGCTTGTTTGCCGCCTACTACAACGGTGGGCCG contains:
- a CDS encoding glutamyl-tRNA reductase, with amino-acid sequence MNIAVIGLSHKTAPVQIREKLSIPTAQTGDAIAHLTHCPHIDEVSILSTCNRLEIHIVTEETEQGIREVTQFLSEHSGLPLPELRQHLFILLHQDAVNHLMRVAAGLDSLVLGEGQILAQVKHAHQLAQQHKSLGRVLDRLLKQSLTAGKRVRSETSIGTGAVSISSAAVELAKLKVPNLDTCKISILGAGKMARLLVQHLNAKESCPITILNRTINRADELAKQFPEANIQTGTLDAMLETVQNSDVVFTCTSATEPILHRENLEPILDGNRTLMVFDISVPLNVHANVNELPNVHAFNVDDLKAVVAQNQASRRRMAMEAQVLLDEEVEGFMDWWRSLDTVGTISSLRNKVESIREQELEKALSRLGSEFAEKHQEVIEALTRGIVNKILHDPMVQLRAQRDIEARKRAMQTLHVLFDLEPASSQKYS
- the glpX gene encoding class II fructose-bisphosphatase codes for the protein MESTLGLEIIEVVEQAAVASARWMGKGEKNIADQVAVEAMRERMNKIHMRGRIVIGEGERDDAPMLYIGEEVGICTQPDAKAYCNPDELVEIDIAVDPCEGTNLVAYGQNGSMAVLAISEKGGLFAAPDFYMKKLAAPPQAKGHVDINKSATENLKILAECLDRAIDELVVVVMKRDRHNDLIKEIRDAGARVKLIADGDVGAAISCAFSGTNTHALMGIGAAPEGVISAAAMRCLGGHFQGQLIYDPEVVKTGLIGESKEANIARLNEMGITDIDKVYDAEELASGETVLFAATGITSGELMNGVRFFHGGARTQSLIISSQSKTARFVDTIHMFEAPKTLQIR
- a CDS encoding TetR/AcrR family transcriptional regulator; amino-acid sequence: MVPFFKTATETDTETKILQAALKLFAQRGYSGTTTRDLAQAAGVAEGTLFRHFENKKAILVAVASQGWVEILTDLLTELSEMASYKAIGQVMQRRMLNLQRNSALMRVCFMEAQFHPELREQIQTEVIGKMIDVAEAFFQTAMDRGVYRPMNARMVARVFLGMFTVAGFSQETLGDTAGSAQSMKELAECLTDIFLNGVLASA
- a CDS encoding cupredoxin domain-containing protein gives rise to the protein MVLGSRKPQQTGLGWWKALAWVILGLGVLWTSPAWAVAPTQQPAETVSIHLGTAAGELRFEPDHLTFTAGQRYALVLDNPSPEKHYFTAKDFADALWTQNVKTGGVEVKGAIHELELKPGATATWTMIPQKPGTYELHCSIVGHAEAGMVGQITIQPPA
- the hslO gene encoding Hsp33 family molecular chaperone HslO, coding for MADQLIRATAAEGGIRVVGVNTTKLTEVARQRHQLSYVATVALGRTMAAGLLLASSMKRPQSRVNIRVKGDGPIGGVMVDAGLDGTVRGYVGNPAVELPPNAQGKLDVGTAMGHQGHVYVVRDVGYGYPYSSTVELVSGEIGDDLTHYLATSEQTASALVLGVYMGSDGVEAAGGLLLQILPRAAEDLEMITTLEQRLSSLTNFTPLLRANKTLPQIFEDLVGDMGLTLLPESQLVRFHCPCSFDRMLGALKMLGEDELQDMIEKDNGAEATCHFCNEIYQTSSDQLAQLINDLRQDRQEVSR
- a CDS encoding MraY family glycosyltransferase, whose protein sequence is MPLLLLLTALLSALLVNFIRQRLRAQLLDIPNHRSSHTVPTPRGGGLGFWVAFLLALALLPWLSPGVALSNLMAVVIVLLPLALIGYWDDLHSLSARTRYGVQLMSAGLAVYFFGPFPQPWFEALGPGGIAIAVVLTLIGFTTLVNLTNFMDGLDGLVGGVSLVQFAFLGWYLANPIWGLLAAALLGFLWWNWPPAKIFMGDVGSTTLGGAITLALMMAPSQHWILLALTLPITGDAIYTLFRRLLRRENIFKAHRTHVYQRLPQRGIPPMVVTLIYMGLTGLIVLLITTLGALGAGLSATITLSLIALAEGYLQRP